ACAAAATTGTTTTTTAAAGAGCTCCTACACCGATATTTTGATGTTTCTTTTTCAATAATTCTCTTTTCCTTCAAATACTTAATTAAAAATACTCTAATGTTTAACGAGAGAACTTCTTCAAGCTTAGGTTTGGGTATTTTTTTTTAAAAAATATTTCAAAATTACATAGATCATCAAGTGCTTCAAGTTGATCTTTCTTGTTGTTTGGCCAAAAAATTTGATTCAATTTAATTAATGCCCTATTATTAAAATAATTTTTCACAAGAGTTTCTTTTTCAGCAATTTTCTTTATTTCTCTAAACAATATTAAAAAATCATTATAGTTAAAAAAATCAAAGTCAATTTTTTCACGACACTCGTATAACGCTTCATCTTCATAAACACAGCCGTCTTCCAAAATAATATTAACAATAGTTTTTTTAATTATTAAATTAGCTAAATACTTAATATTGGAAATATTAAAATACTTCGGCGTTAATTTTAGGGTTATAGAAGAACTATCTCTCATTAATCTTAATTCAACTTCTGCACAAATATTATTCGATAAAGTTATCTTCTCCATTAAGGCCTCCTATGTCAAAGATTAATTTAAGTTGATTTAATTTAATTATAGTAATACAAATATTCAATATTATCAAGTGTCTAAATATTAACCAAATCAGTATACTTAAAATATCCAATACTCTCTAGACTTCTTATATCTTGTTTAAATTTAGGGTACTCTATAGGGTACTCTATAGAGTACCCTAAATTTTAAATATATTTAAAATAAAAGAAGTTAGACTTCCAATAGGAAGTCTAACTTCTAAGTCTTTCTATGTTACATGCTTTGTGTTACATGCTACATGTTACGTGTTACGTGTTTTGTGTTGTATACCCCCTACCTAACCTCAATCCAACTCGGGAGTTTTTTGTTTATATCCACTGCATTAGTTGAAGTGCTACAGGAGTATTCATCGCCATCGGTGACCACTAGGTTCATATGTTGGCTATCCCCATCCGTAGGGAATACCGCTGTAGTTGTGGCGTTATTTACGTCTCCAAAATCAGTAGTATCGTCTGATGACCAAACTTTAGTACAAACAGGTATTAAACACTCTCCTGGAGACCCTGGGTTGTCTGCACTTGAATCAGTACTATCATAGTAATATGTTGAACTGGCGGTAAACATTATTTCCTCATCAGCAGAACCATCTTCTATAAACCAGTAGAAATATGGATTAGGATATTGATGTTTTCTGGTTGTAAAATTATAAGTGTCGACCACTGAGCTCAAACCATAATTATCCCAAGTTTCGATTGTAATGTCATATTCAGTCCCATATTCAATTGTTATAGGAAGAAGATGAGGTTGTATTTGGGTATCCGAACTTATAACTTCTCCTGTATCAAAATCATTTGAACCACCCACCTCATCAATTGTAAATCTATAACTATGCTGCAGGAACCCTTCTGGGTCATCGTAATTCCAATCCACTATAGGTTCTAACTCACAATTAGAGACACAAGGTCCTTCTAAATCAAGCGCGCCTGAATCACAAGGGAGTTCTGTGATGGAGGTTAAGAAAACGAACGAAGCAGTCGGCGGCATATTGAGTTGGGCCATCGGTCCATACCTAGTAATAGTAGCCCCAAAAGCAGGACAATCTCCACCTGCATCTGAAAAACCATCATCATCTGTATCACAATTAGTAGACGAAAAACTAAGCCAACCAATCCCAGCATCTACAGAACTTCCATTCCAAGCATAGCCTGAAAATTGATTAGTTGCTACATCATAAGTTATTCCGTAGAGAGGTGCTGTGCTCGAAGACAAACTTATCCATCCATCGTCTCCAAGAGATATTATTTTCGCCCAACCATACAAATCACCAGTACCAGGATTGCCAGAATCTGGAGCATAACAAGCAGAACATCCATCACCTACCTCACAACTATCTAAACAATTAGTATTAAAATCATAACTTGGAGCAGTTGGAGAAGTCGTCGCGAAGTCAATCCAACCAACGTTAGGAGACCAAGCAAACCCAGACATATTGCCAGTTGTAGAACTAACACTTACACCATAGTCAGGGATTGGAGAATTTAACGGAGGACAATTTCCTATACCTTCAGACTGTAAATCTGAATCCGGATCACAATTTAGCGAAGAGAAACTAATCCAACCGATAGTGTCTGCCCAGACATACCCATACAAATCTTCGCTATCGGAAGGTATTTTAGTCACGTAAATCTTTAGGTAAACCTGGATTCCACCCTTTCTTGTCCTGAACTCAAGGGTATTTAAACCATCAACAAGAGGAACGGTTACGGTCCAGTCATCAAAATCAGGCGAAATGTTAGTTTCACTCACCCAGTTGTCGTTTGTCCACCTTGTCCAATTAACACTTCCAGTAGTGTCAAAAACGTTCCCGCTGATCTCTATTGACGACGAAGAGGTTAAAATGGAGGAAGATGCGGTTAATGATGAAACAGGACTATCGGACATTACATTAACTGGAGAATTAATTGTTATTTTAAGACCTGTAGCATATACATTAGTGTCACCAATAGAACTATAAACAGGATTAAACATAACTATTAAAAACAAAATAGTCAAAACTGATGAAAAGAAAACTAAATGATGACCAGGAAATTTGTCCCCTATTTTTTTAAACATAGAATTTATATTATTAAACATAAATTTATTATAACACAAAATAATAATAAAATCTTTTTCTCTCGAGCGAAATAATATATAGAAGTTATTTTTTGCTAGCGCAGGTTCTATCGGTCACTCAAGCTTCCTCCAGGATGACGGAGAAAATATATTATATTATCACAGAAAAAACGCCTAAACTTAAAACTATAAAAAATATTATTACAAAAACTAGACTTGTTTGCTTTCCTGTCTCTAGAAGCTCTTGATAAATACTTGTATTATTTTTATCTGACCTTATCAATGAATAGAGATAAAAGAAAAAGACGAAGGAACTTAGAGCGATTGTTCTTAAGTCAACGTATTCAAAAACACTAACAAATCCTAAGACGAAAAGCACAAACAAAGCAAAAGATATTCCATGATTTATTTTTATTTCGATTACTGACTTTTGTTGGGGTTTTGCCTTAACTCTTAGAATTAATAAAATATAAATAATACTAACCACTCCTCCAATAACAGCTCCCGAGAGAGAGACTACACTTGTGAGGTTATTTATTCCGAATAAAAATAAAACAAACGGGACGCCCACGGAAAGTTCCCAAGCATGTTTCTTGCTTATCCCTAAATCCCACCAATAAATCTCTTTTGTTGCTTCAACAAACATCACCAATGAAGTAATTACAGAAATGAGTCCAAAAATTAATGAAATTATTAAAACACCGCTTCCGAGTCTACCCTGAAGGCCAGCCAAAGCATCTGCACTAGCACTTGCCCCACTAACACCAACAATTGTTAGAACGAATAGGATCGTTATCAGCATGGGAATAACTGTCCCCCAAAAAATAGCTGAACGAATATTGCTTTTTTTATGCGAGAGAAGAGAACAAACAGTCGGGATAGCGGTCATTCCCCCAATTGCCATAAAAACAGCACCATAAGGAAGTAAAATATTTTTCCAACTTATAACTGTATAATTCGTTATATCCACATGAGGAAGTCCTGCAAAAAATATAATTCCAATAACCACAAAAAGTAAAATTGTCATTGCAAATTCCAACTTAGCAATAAACTTTATTCCTTTGTAAGTGAGAGCAATGGAAAATATATACATTATAAACGAATATACAAATGCGGAACCTCCAAAGGCTGGAGAAAAAATTTCACTTAAAAAGATACCTCCGATTATTATGAATGAAAGAATAGCTAAATTAGCTGATATTAGAACAATAACCAAAGCTGGTTTTTTATATCGAGGACCTAAATATTGGGCAACATAACCTGGCACTCTATGTTTTTTCTTTGTAGAGAGAACTATTTCGGCATACATCAAATGCATATAATACTGAATGAATCCAAGGACTATAATCATGACTAAAAAAACAAGAATACCTGACTTATAAGCAACAAAAGGGATTGAAAACATACCAACACCGATAACGGTCCCAATCATTGTGGCTATTGCATGAAAATAGTTCTTTGACATAAAATATTAAAATTCTAAGCACTAAATTACAAATCCTAAACAAATTCAAAAAGAAAAAATTTAAAATTCAAAACCATTTTACTGTTTGTGTTTTTTGTATTTTGAATTTTAATATTGTTTAGCATTTAGAGCTTAAAATTTAGAATTTATCTTTATCTGCTCTCTATACTCCGAATACTTATTTCGTAATTTATTTGTTCTATCTTTCTAAGATTTCCTTTGGCTTGGTCGTACTTGGTTCGCAGATAACCAGTCATATCAAAATCAGCTAACTGGCTAATAATATCGCTAATCGCTTCTTTTATTCTTGTTACTTCTCCAAACTCTTTATTAGAAGCCTTGTTAACTCCAAATCGAACCATCTCGCCGGTTAAATCACAAATACCGCCAAGATATGAATCATAATTTATTACAATTTTTTCAATTTTATCTACCTTTTTACCTGTGATAAATTTTTGGAACATTGCCGCTTCAATAAATTCTTCAACCGCTGCTTTGTATGAACCTTCTTGCGCCAATCTGGTGTAAGTAAAACCCTTTTGCATTCTAACCAGCTCTTTCTTTATTTCTTCAATAGCTACATCAGCCTGTTTCAAGTCACCTCTGTGCAAAGAAAATATAATTCTTTTTGAATTGTGCAATAGAACATTTGATTGACTAATAATTTTCCTCCTCTCGATATCATTTTTAGCGTATTCTTTTTTTAACTTAAAGAAAAAGTTTTTGTTTAACATATACGTATAATTTTTAATTTCAAGTTTCGAATTTCGAATCAATAATTAATATTTAATGAATAATTTAAAATTAAACATTTGAAATTTAATCGAAATTCAAAATTCAAAATTAGAAATTACCGTGCTACTCTAAATATCTCCTCAATAGTAGTCTCCCCTGCAAGTGCTTTTAATATTCCGTCTTGCATCATCAAGAGAGATCCATCTTCCATGGCTTTTTGTTCTATATCGTATTCTGTTACATTGTGTTCTTGAATCAACTTTTGAACATCGGGTGTCATTTCAAGTACTTCGTATATTCCTATTCTTCCCTTATACCCGATATTACTACATTTTTCACAGCCTTTGCCTTTATAAAAAGTTAATTTTTCTGGAATTATCACTCCTGATTTAGGATTTATTTTAGCTAGCTCTTCCTTAACTTCTTTTAGTTCTTGTTTTGTTGGCTTGTATTCCTCTTTGCAATGTTCACAAATTTTCCTAACCAAACGTTGACCGATAGAACACTCAATAGCACCAGCGAGCATCTGCCTCTCAACTCCTAGCCCTACAAAACGGTTAATTGCACCGGCAGCAGAATTTGAGTGAATTGTAGATAAAACTAAATGACCCGTCATTGAAGCCTCAACTGCTGTAACCGCTGTTTCGTTGTCACGAATTTCTCCAACCATAATAACATTTGGATTTTGACGCATCAAAGAACGCAGAGCGGAAGCAAAAGTATATCCTTCGTCTGAATTGATTTGAGTTTGCATGATACCTTCTAGGTGATATTCGATTGGATCTTCAATGGTAATTATCTTAACGTCTGGATGATTTATCATATTGAGAAGACTATAAAGAGTAGTCGTTTTACCAGAACCAGTTGGACCAGTTGTGATAATAACGCCCTTTGTTTTCTTAACACATCTTCTAATCGCTTCCAGGGATTGTCCACGGAAACCAAGATTCTCCATATCGAGAGATGAGGCCTGACTAGAAAGGATTCTAATAACGACAGTTTCACCATAGCCTCCTGAAATAATAGAAACACGACAATCAATTTTTGATTTATCGCTTTCCAAGAATATTCCAAAACGACCATCGTAAGTTGCTTTTTTTACATTAGTTGAAAATCCAGAAAGTATTTTAACATTTCCAAGAAGAGTCAAATATTGTTCTTTTGTAATTTTGGCAACGTCATGCAAAATACCATCAATCCTATAACGAATTCTAACATCATCTTCGGCTTGGTCTATGTGCACATCAGAGGTGTCTATTTTAATAGCGGCAGACAAAACAATGTTTAAGAGCTCGTTACTTGGAAGCACATGTAATTTAGCTTCCATATCCTGAAGATCAACAGACAATTCTTTGCCTGTTTCTTCTTCTGCTTTGGAAATATTTAAACCTCTTCCAATTGTTTTTGAAATAACAATATCATAAAGTGCATCAACATATTCAAATTTTCCAATTACCCTAAATATTTCTTCTAAGCTAGTTTTTCCTTGTAACACTTTCAAAACTCCATCTTGAAGCATTGTTATCATCCCTTCTTCAATCGCTCCTTCAAGTATTTTAAATGCAGGAGCCCCAGAAACAGTAAGTTCTTTTATATCATTACTCATTGTAAAAATTTCATAAATACCAACTCGACCCTTAAAGCCAAGACTGTTACATTTTGAACATCCTTTTCCGGCCATATAAACATCTGGTATCTCACTTGGTATTTCCACTCCAGATCTTGGAGAAATAATCGCCAAAATCTTTTTTATTTTTTGTTCATCATCTGAGGATAGCTTGTATTTTTTTTTACAAGAATCACATAACTTTCTGACCAGTCTTTGACCAATAATACAGTTGACAGAAGGTACTATTAAAAAAGGCTTTACTCCAAGCTCAACCAATCTAGGAATAACCCCAGCAGCGTCATTGGTATGAAGAGTTGATAAAACTAGATGTCCGGTTAAAGAAGCTTGAATTGCAATCTCAGATGTTTCTAAATCACGCATCTCACCAACCATTACAATGTCAGGATCTTGTCTTAGAATTGAACGGAGTCCTTGAGAAAAAGTATATTTTTTACTTTCATCAACTTGACTCTGATTGATCCCTTCTAGCTTATATTCGACTGGGTCTTCTAGGGTAATAATTTTTGTTTTTGGGCTATTTAATTTATTTAAAATAGCATAAAGGGTTGTCGTTTTACCTGAGCCTGTTGGGCCAGTGGTTAGAATAAGCCCATTTGGTTTTTTTATTTCCCT
The sequence above is drawn from the Patescibacteria group bacterium genome and encodes:
- a CDS encoding amino acid permease; this encodes MSKNYFHAIATMIGTVIGVGMFSIPFVAYKSGILVFLVMIIVLGFIQYYMHLMYAEIVLSTKKKHRVPGYVAQYLGPRYKKPALVIVLISANLAILSFIIIGGIFLSEIFSPAFGGSAFVYSFIMYIFSIALTYKGIKFIAKLEFAMTILLFVVIGIIFFAGLPHVDITNYTVISWKNILLPYGAVFMAIGGMTAIPTVCSLLSHKKSNIRSAIFWGTVIPMLITILFVLTIVGVSGASASADALAGLQGRLGSGVLIISLIFGLISVITSLVMFVEATKEIYWWDLGISKKHAWELSVGVPFVLFLFGINNLTSVVSLSGAVIGGVVSIIYILLILRVKAKPQQKSVIEIKINHGISFALFVLFVLGFVSVFEYVDLRTIALSSFVFFFYLYSLIRSDKNNTSIYQELLETGKQTSLVFVIIFFIVLSLGVFSVII
- a CDS encoding GspE/PulE family protein, whose translation is MPNNIQSIEDLISSSQGDEPEQDSIEGVFAKKSRQIKVNAMERSAEAQASAQGFPYISLFAFPISPEALSLIDEKQANDLNLVCFFYDGPNMRFASTNPRDVRIETLLKELEHKLHANSSIYLVSEYSMKSALNLYKTLPKIRKYVSGIEISPDAFDKFKKEIKDYKSLNKKVNDVNISDVVTLILATAVKTGASDVHIEAEENGIVIRLRIDGVLQEAATIEKDKWKKIISRMKLLARVKINITERPQDGRFTIFLNDDKIDIRASFLPTSYGESVVMRLLKSSSVGLPFEELGLTPEAFKVLNREIKKPNGLILTTGPTGSGKTTTLYAILNKLNSPKTKIITLEDPVEYKLEGINQSQVDESKKYTFSQGLRSILRQDPDIVMVGEMRDLETSEIAIQASLTGHLVLSTLHTNDAAGVIPRLVELGVKPFLIVPSVNCIIGQRLVRKLCDSCKKKYKLSSDDEQKIKKILAIISPRSGVEIPSEIPDVYMAGKGCSKCNSLGFKGRVGIYEIFTMSNDIKELTVSGAPAFKILEGAIEEGMITMLQDGVLKVLQGKTSLEEIFRVIGKFEYVDALYDIVISKTIGRGLNISKAEEETGKELSVDLQDMEAKLHVLPSNELLNIVLSAAIKIDTSDVHIDQAEDDVRIRYRIDGILHDVAKITKEQYLTLLGNVKILSGFSTNVKKATYDGRFGIFLESDKSKIDCRVSIISGGYGETVVIRILSSQASSLDMENLGFRGQSLEAIRRCVKKTKGVIITTGPTGSGKTTTLYSLLNMINHPDVKIITIEDPIEYHLEGIMQTQINSDEGYTFASALRSLMRQNPNVIMVGEIRDNETAVTAVEASMTGHLVLSTIHSNSAAGAINRFVGLGVERQMLAGAIECSIGQRLVRKICEHCKEEYKPTKQELKEVKEELAKINPKSGVIIPEKLTFYKGKGCEKCSNIGYKGRIGIYEVLEMTPDVQKLIQEHNVTEYDIEQKAMEDGSLLMMQDGILKALAGETTIEEIFRVAR